AAGCGCGCTCACGAGAACCCCGAGGCCCGAGCTGTCGATGAAAGCGACCTTCTCCAGGTCGACGATCACGTGCGTGCATCCACCTTGGATGAGCGCAACCAGCTCCTCCTTGAGACCTGGCGCGGTGTAGACGTCAACCTCGCCTTCGAGAACGACCGTGCACACGTTGCCGTCTTGCTGCGTGCGAATGTCGAGTTCCATGCTTCGCGGTGCTCCTCAGAGACGTTCGGGCGATGCTTGTGGATTGTACCGCCCCAACCCCGCTGCACCAAGAGCCGCACGAGTGGGTACGAATCCACTAGCTCGCAGCACACGGAAGGACCCTCATGTCGCTCACCATCAATCTCGACCAAGAGCCAGCGTTTTGGAAGCTGACGCTCGCTGGCGATCTGGACTATGGCGAGTGTGCGACGTTCCGGATGAACATCGACCGGATACTCAAGAGCTCGCCACCTGCGGCGATTGTCGACCTGTCGGGTGTCGAGTATCTCGACAGCTCGGGACTCGGCCTTCTGCTTTCGCTCTCGAAGGAGTATGCGAGCACTGGAGGCAAGCTGGTTTTGGTCACCAACGAGACGGTCGACAACATCTTGTCGCTCACGCGCCTCAACGGCATCTTCGCCACAGCGCCACACCTCGATCAAGCGCTGCAGATGGTCGAGACACCGGCAGTCTGACATCCCGCCGCCGAGGACCGCGCAGCGTCGCGCAGCAACAAACGGGCGCCCCCAAGGGGCGCCCGTCGTCGTTTCTGATGTGGGTTGATGTGGGTTTAGCTCGCCTAGGGCGTCTTGGTCGCAGGCGCCGAGGCCCCCAGCGCCTTGAGACGGCTGGTGACGTAGGCCACTGGCTTGCCCTTGGGGTCGAGCACCAGGTACTTCTGATACGCGAAGACCGCCTGCTCGGAGTTCCCGGTCGAGTCGTAGAACAGGCCGAGGTTGAGCCACGCCGGCGGGAAATCGGGCTGCTTCACCGTCACCGCGCGCACGAGCTTGATCGCCGCCGTAGCGTCGTTGCTGTAGAACGTGGCGACCGAGCGGTCGGTCTGCACCGAGGGATCGAACGCCTTGTTCAACGTG
The DNA window shown above is from Coriobacteriia bacterium and carries:
- a CDS encoding STAS domain-containing protein; this translates as MELDIRTQQDGNVCTVVLEGEVDVYTAPGLKEELVALIQGGCTHVIVDLEKVAFIDSSGLGVLVSALRRAREKDGAVRIVCTRESILKIFRITGLDKVFPIFSDAAEAAEF
- a CDS encoding STAS domain-containing protein: MSLTINLDQEPAFWKLTLAGDLDYGECATFRMNIDRILKSSPPAAIVDLSGVEYLDSSGLGLLLSLSKEYASTGGKLVLVTNETVDNILSLTRLNGIFATAPHLDQALQMVETPAV